One window from the genome of Haloprofundus halobius encodes:
- a CDS encoding competence/damage-inducible protein A translates to MDVAILTVGDELLAGDTENTNATWLAQQLTERGATVTRILTVPDVESVIAETVREWSDAYDGVVVTGGLGGTHDDLTMDGVAEAFGVPLVVDETAREDILETVAAFREANPELAENYDLQIDADAQASVPDGARPLLNPTGLSPGCVMQNVYVLPGIPSEMHAMFDLVADDFGGDVTSETLRTPAPEGAMHSQLAQVRDQFDVAVGSYPTNGDEYNRIKVTSQDPGAVDAAVKWLREHVEIVENEE, encoded by the coding sequence ATGGACGTGGCGATTCTTACGGTCGGCGACGAACTGCTGGCCGGGGATACGGAGAACACGAACGCGACGTGGCTGGCCCAGCAGTTGACCGAGCGAGGCGCGACGGTGACGCGCATCCTCACCGTGCCCGACGTGGAGTCGGTCATCGCCGAGACGGTTCGAGAGTGGAGCGACGCCTACGACGGCGTCGTCGTCACCGGCGGCCTCGGCGGCACGCACGACGATCTGACGATGGACGGCGTCGCCGAGGCGTTCGGCGTCCCGCTCGTCGTCGACGAGACGGCGAGGGAAGATATCTTAGAGACCGTCGCGGCGTTCCGCGAGGCGAATCCGGAGCTCGCGGAGAACTACGACCTCCAGATCGATGCCGACGCGCAGGCGTCGGTTCCCGATGGCGCACGTCCGCTTCTCAACCCGACCGGCCTCTCGCCGGGGTGTGTGATGCAGAACGTCTACGTGCTCCCCGGTATCCCGAGCGAGATGCACGCGATGTTCGACCTCGTCGCCGACGACTTCGGCGGCGACGTCACCTCCGAGACGCTCCGGACGCCCGCCCCCGAAGGTGCGATGCACTCGCAACTCGCACAGGTCCGTGACCAGTTCGACGTCGCCGTCGGCAGCTATCCGACGAACGGCGACGAGTACAACCGAATCAAAGTGACGAGCCAGGACCCCGGTGCGGTCGACGCGGCGGTGAAGTGGCTCCGCGAACACGTGGAGATCGTCGAGAACGAGGAGTAG
- the phoU gene encoding phosphate signaling complex protein PhoU, with protein MPRDEYQSQLESLREDVLYMSEVVSERLRMGMDALEQKDDQLAEEIIEGDAEINRMYLDLEQQCIDLIALQQPVAGDLRFIAASFKIITDLERIADLATNLGQYAKSAERDVFPDVDIQRIGDLTLEMLDEAMDAYAQDNAEACYAIAERDDELDAMCEAASEIVVRDLIEGETNDDADIESMMQDVSRLLLTIRDLERVGDHAVNIAARTLYMIENDDALIY; from the coding sequence ATGCCGCGCGACGAATACCAATCTCAACTCGAATCTCTCCGCGAGGACGTGCTCTACATGAGCGAAGTCGTCAGCGAACGTCTCCGGATGGGGATGGACGCGCTCGAACAGAAGGACGATCAGCTTGCCGAGGAGATAATCGAAGGCGACGCCGAGATAAATCGGATGTATCTCGATCTCGAACAGCAGTGCATCGACCTCATCGCCCTCCAACAGCCCGTCGCGGGCGACCTCCGCTTCATCGCCGCGTCGTTCAAGATTATCACCGACCTCGAACGTATCGCCGACCTCGCGACCAATCTCGGGCAGTACGCCAAGAGCGCCGAGCGCGACGTCTTCCCCGACGTCGACATCCAGCGCATCGGCGACCTCACGCTGGAGATGCTCGACGAGGCGATGGATGCGTACGCCCAAGACAATGCCGAAGCGTGCTACGCCATCGCCGAGCGGGACGACGAACTCGACGCGATGTGCGAGGCCGCCAGCGAAATCGTCGTTCGCGACCTCATCGAGGGTGAGACCAACGACGATGCGGACATCGAGAGCATGATGCAGGACGTCTCCCGACTGTTGCTGACGATTCGCGACCTCGAACGCGTCGGCGACCACGCGGTCAATATCGCCGCCCGCACCCTCTACATGATTGAGAACGACGACGCGCTCATCTACTAG
- the phoU gene encoding phosphate signaling complex protein PhoU, producing the protein MPREQFQRELDELRDEVLAMGEAVVSRLRKALAALDARDADRARSLAERDHEINEWYLRLERRCVDLLALQQPVAGDLRLVVASFKIITDLERIADLVANICGYLLSRERELFPDVNLQDLGKLTVEMVEASLAAYAREDADTCYAVADRDDELDGLCERVGERVVRDLVEFDPDGRDELLFGEVNRFLLTVRDLERVGDHAVNIAARTLYMVENDDALIY; encoded by the coding sequence ATGCCGCGCGAGCAGTTTCAGCGCGAACTCGACGAGTTGCGAGACGAGGTGCTCGCCATGGGTGAGGCGGTCGTCTCCCGACTCCGGAAGGCGCTCGCGGCGCTCGACGCCCGCGACGCCGACAGAGCACGCTCGCTCGCAGAACGCGACCACGAGATAAACGAGTGGTACCTCCGCCTCGAACGCCGCTGCGTCGACCTGCTCGCCCTCCAACAGCCCGTCGCCGGCGACCTCCGACTCGTCGTCGCCTCGTTCAAGATCATCACCGACCTCGAACGCATCGCCGACCTCGTGGCGAACATCTGCGGCTACCTCCTCTCGCGCGAGCGCGAACTGTTCCCGGACGTGAACCTGCAGGACCTCGGCAAGCTCACTGTCGAGATGGTCGAGGCGTCGCTGGCGGCGTACGCACGCGAAGACGCCGACACCTGCTACGCGGTGGCCGACCGTGACGACGAACTCGACGGCCTCTGCGAACGCGTCGGCGAACGCGTCGTCCGCGACCTCGTCGAGTTCGACCCCGACGGACGCGACGAATTACTGTTCGGCGAGGTGAACCGATTCCTCCTCACCGTTCGTGACCTCGAGCGCGTTGGCGACCACGCGGTCAACATCGCCGCCCGCACGCTCTACATGGTCGAGAACGACGACGCGCTCATCTACTAG
- the pstB gene encoding phosphate ABC transporter ATP-binding protein PstB yields MSKENMTTPDPNTESDSSVESQTSPRPGSEVVDSDELNQPKRTETVVSSKNLDVFYGDTQALQDIDIEIPKQQVTAMIGPSGCGKSTFLRCINRMNDLIESCRIEGELKFEGKNVYDDDVDPVALRRRIGMVFQSPNPFPKSIYENVAYGLKIQGKTENLDQKVENALKSAALWDEVKDRLDESGLDLSGGQQQRLCIARAIAVDPDVILMDEPASALDPVATSQVEDLIADLAEEYTVVIVTHNMQQAARISDKTAVFLTGGELVEFDDTQKIFENPESQRVEDYITGKFG; encoded by the coding sequence ATGAGCAAGGAGAACATGACTACTCCCGACCCGAACACCGAGAGCGACAGTAGCGTCGAATCGCAGACGTCGCCACGGCCGGGGTCGGAAGTGGTCGACAGCGACGAGCTGAACCAGCCGAAACGAACCGAAACCGTCGTCTCGTCGAAGAATCTCGACGTGTTCTACGGGGACACCCAGGCACTACAGGACATCGACATCGAGATTCCGAAGCAGCAAGTGACCGCGATGATCGGTCCCTCCGGCTGTGGGAAGTCGACGTTCCTCCGGTGTATCAACCGGATGAACGACCTCATCGAGTCCTGCCGTATCGAGGGAGAGCTGAAGTTCGAGGGGAAGAACGTCTACGACGACGACGTCGACCCCGTCGCGCTCCGGCGACGCATCGGGATGGTGTTCCAGTCGCCGAACCCGTTCCCGAAGAGCATCTACGAGAACGTCGCTTACGGGCTGAAGATACAGGGCAAGACCGAGAACTTGGACCAGAAGGTCGAGAACGCCCTCAAGTCGGCGGCGCTGTGGGACGAGGTGAAGGACCGCCTCGACGAGTCGGGGCTCGACCTCTCGGGCGGCCAGCAGCAGCGCCTCTGCATCGCCCGCGCCATCGCCGTCGACCCGGACGTCATCCTGATGGACGAACCGGCGTCGGCGCTCGACCCGGTCGCCACCTCGCAGGTCGAAGACCTCATCGCCGACCTCGCCGAGGAGTACACCGTCGTCATCGTCACCCACAACATGCAGCAGGCCGCACGCATCTCGGACAAGACCGCGGTGTTCCTCACCGGCGGCGAACTCGTCGAGTTCGACGACACGCAGAAGATATTCGAGAATCCAGAGAGCCAACGCGTCGAAGACTACATCACCGGCAAGTTCGGATAG
- the pstA gene encoding phosphate ABC transporter permease PstA: protein MATQRDGATGEWFGNSEQISRMPGKVFAAACLSATLFGILMVAGLLVYVAKDAIRPLTADPRWFLVFFLTLVAPSTALLAYYRRRGDGEATVALTALAVPFFGLLLGSGVLLLFVDVLSVVEWLAFVVAVGLAVGVIVGHRRLRGRTSFVEELAVGVVALVGLAPATFQFVSTFPTVPQAWLIYLFTFGLGGAAVGGFVVARRRDDQRAGLLAFGALLATVTAGVFIDPSTGITPQIWVILFTFAGVPTALYVEGVVRRREVRPVGLLFPLVVVAGMLSGAALVDLLGFAGPETWLDYQFLTSANSRFPEEAGIYPALIGSIMMMVVVALSSFPIGVGAALYLEEYAPSDGPLGMVVKFIEINIANLAGVPSVVYGLLGLALFVNWLDFASGIVIVGGMTVGLLILPIIIISAQEAIRAVPGSLRQASYGMGATRWQTIRRVVLPEALPGILTGSILAFGRAIGETAPLLMIGAAASVFRAPDGFFDIFSAMPRQIYAWVGQPSQEFQYGVMAAGVVTLVTVMLSMNAAAILIRNKYERRS, encoded by the coding sequence ATGGCGACGCAACGGGACGGAGCGACCGGCGAGTGGTTCGGTAACTCCGAACAGATCAGCCGTATGCCCGGGAAAGTGTTCGCGGCGGCCTGCCTGTCGGCGACGCTGTTCGGTATCCTCATGGTCGCCGGGCTGCTCGTCTACGTGGCGAAAGACGCCATTCGGCCGCTGACGGCCGACCCCCGGTGGTTCCTCGTCTTCTTCCTGACGCTCGTCGCCCCCTCGACGGCGCTTCTCGCCTACTATCGTCGGAGAGGCGACGGCGAGGCGACGGTCGCGCTGACGGCGCTCGCCGTTCCGTTCTTCGGACTCCTCCTGGGCAGCGGCGTGTTGCTGCTGTTCGTCGACGTGCTCAGCGTCGTCGAGTGGCTGGCGTTCGTCGTCGCCGTCGGCCTCGCCGTCGGCGTCATCGTCGGCCACAGGCGGCTGCGGGGCCGAACCTCGTTCGTCGAGGAACTCGCCGTCGGCGTCGTCGCCCTCGTCGGACTCGCGCCGGCCACGTTCCAGTTCGTCTCGACGTTCCCGACCGTACCACAGGCGTGGCTCATCTACCTGTTCACGTTCGGACTCGGCGGCGCGGCGGTCGGCGGTTTCGTCGTCGCCCGCCGTCGAGACGACCAGCGCGCCGGTCTTCTCGCCTTCGGGGCGCTGCTGGCGACGGTGACCGCCGGGGTGTTCATCGACCCCTCGACCGGCATCACCCCGCAGATATGGGTCATCCTCTTCACCTTCGCCGGTGTCCCGACGGCGCTGTACGTCGAAGGCGTCGTCCGCCGGCGGGAGGTACGGCCGGTGGGACTGCTGTTCCCGCTCGTCGTCGTCGCCGGGATGCTGTCGGGTGCGGCGCTCGTCGATCTGCTCGGCTTCGCCGGTCCGGAGACGTGGCTCGACTACCAGTTCCTCACCAGCGCGAACTCCCGGTTCCCCGAGGAGGCGGGTATCTACCCGGCGCTCATCGGGTCGATCATGATGATGGTCGTCGTCGCCCTCTCGTCGTTCCCCATCGGCGTCGGCGCGGCGCTGTACCTCGAAGAGTACGCGCCCAGCGACGGCCCGCTGGGGATGGTCGTGAAGTTCATCGAGATCAACATCGCGAACCTCGCGGGCGTGCCGTCGGTCGTTTACGGGCTGCTCGGACTCGCGCTGTTCGTCAACTGGCTCGACTTCGCCAGCGGTATCGTCATCGTCGGCGGGATGACCGTCGGACTGCTCATCTTGCCTATCATCATCATCTCGGCGCAAGAGGCGATTCGGGCGGTGCCCGGGTCGCTCCGGCAGGCGTCCTACGGGATGGGGGCGACGCGGTGGCAGACGATACGCCGAGTCGTGCTCCCCGAGGCGTTACCGGGCATCCTCACCGGGAGCATCCTCGCGTTCGGCCGCGCCATCGGCGAGACGGCCCCGCTTCTGATGATCGGGGCCGCGGCGTCGGTGTTCCGCGCGCCGGACGGTTTCTTCGACATCTTCAGCGCGATGCCGCGACAGATTTACGCCTGGGTCGGACAGCCGTCCCAGGAGTTCCAGTACGGCGTGATGGCCGCGGGCGTCGTCACGCTCGTCACGGTGATGCTGTCGATGAACGCCGCAGCGATACTTATCCGGAACAAATATGAGCGGAGGTCGTAA
- the pstC gene encoding phosphate ABC transporter permease subunit PstC has translation MSQESNPPDFVGRSGVRSAREQSIKWLLFGCAALSVAVTTAIVATLLFDAVDFFLDVPPLDFFLGTTWSPTIGQEFGVLPLVAGTLFVTFLSALIAIPVGVASATYLSEYASRRTRSVIKPSLEILAGIPTVVYGYFALVYLTPALEWLGLPLSTFNALSASIMIGIMIVPMVSSLSEDAMSAVPDSLRQAGYGIGATKLEVSTGVVIPAAASGIFSSFILALSRAIGETMIVVVAAGMRPRLVPSPFESLEVMTAAMVQLVTTDIAGGSTAYKAMFAIGITLFVITFAMNLASTFVASRYREEYQ, from the coding sequence ATGAGCCAAGAGAGTAACCCACCCGACTTCGTCGGCCGTTCGGGCGTCCGATCCGCGCGCGAGCAGAGTATCAAGTGGCTGTTGTTCGGTTGCGCCGCGCTCTCGGTCGCAGTAACCACCGCTATCGTCGCGACGCTGCTGTTCGACGCCGTCGACTTCTTCCTCGACGTACCGCCGCTCGACTTCTTCCTCGGAACGACGTGGAGTCCGACCATCGGCCAGGAGTTCGGCGTCCTGCCGCTGGTCGCCGGGACGCTGTTCGTGACTTTCCTGTCCGCCCTCATCGCCATCCCGGTCGGCGTCGCGTCGGCGACGTACCTCAGCGAGTACGCGAGTCGGCGGACGCGGTCGGTGATCAAACCGTCGCTCGAAATCCTCGCGGGCATCCCGACGGTCGTCTATGGCTACTTCGCACTCGTCTACCTGACACCCGCGCTCGAATGGCTCGGACTGCCCCTGAGTACGTTCAACGCCCTCAGCGCGTCCATCATGATCGGAATCATGATCGTCCCCATGGTGTCGAGCCTGAGCGAGGACGCGATGAGCGCCGTCCCTGACTCGCTCCGGCAGGCCGGCTACGGGATAGGCGCGACGAAACTGGAGGTGTCGACCGGTGTCGTCATCCCGGCGGCCGCCTCCGGCATCTTCTCCTCGTTCATCCTCGCGCTCTCGCGGGCCATCGGCGAGACGATGATCGTCGTCGTCGCCGCCGGGATGCGCCCTCGGCTCGTCCCGAGCCCGTTCGAGTCGCTCGAAGTGATGACCGCCGCGATGGTCCAGCTCGTGACGACGGACATCGCGGGCGGGTCCACCGCCTACAAGGCGATGTTCGCCATCGGAATCACGCTGTTCGTAATCACCTTCGCCATGAATCTCGCCAGCACGTTCGTCGCGTCGCGGTACCGGGAGGAGTACCAATGA
- a CDS encoding PstS family phosphate ABC transporter substrate-binding protein, whose protein sequence is MTRQTSDGTDSVSRRKFLVGAGSAGVVGLAGCTTNPGASSGGSGGSGDNGSSGNDSEGGSSGDLSGEVIVKGSSTVYPVSEAMAEEFMTEHDVNVSVDSTGSGGGFQNHFCPGNADINGASRPIKESEKELCSENDVEPVEFQVASDALTVAVNNKADWVDCLSFDQLAQIWQPDGAETWSDINSEWPDEEFDLYGPASSSGTFDWFIENVIGEEGSLRSDYEPTEDDNRIIQGIEGSEYAMGFFGYAYYEENRDNVKAVQIKKNEDGNCTKPSIENAKSGDYPMARPLFIYAAQSSLEEKEQVYAFVEYYLEQAETDIVSQIGYVPSSAELRDENLSKLEEYSSD, encoded by the coding sequence ATGACGCGACAGACGTCGGACGGGACGGACAGCGTATCACGGCGTAAGTTCCTCGTCGGTGCGGGTTCGGCCGGGGTAGTCGGACTCGCCGGCTGTACGACCAACCCAGGTGCGAGTTCCGGCGGCTCGGGTGGCTCCGGCGACAACGGAAGCTCCGGCAACGACTCCGAGGGCGGGAGCTCGGGAGACCTCTCCGGCGAAGTCATCGTCAAGGGGAGCAGTACGGTTTACCCCGTCTCCGAGGCGATGGCCGAGGAGTTCATGACCGAACACGACGTGAACGTCTCCGTCGACTCGACCGGCAGCGGTGGCGGGTTCCAGAACCACTTCTGCCCCGGAAACGCCGACATCAACGGCGCGTCGCGTCCGATCAAGGAGAGCGAGAAGGAGCTCTGCTCGGAGAACGACGTCGAGCCCGTCGAGTTTCAGGTCGCCAGCGACGCGCTGACGGTCGCCGTCAACAACAAGGCCGACTGGGTCGACTGTCTCAGCTTCGACCAGCTCGCGCAGATCTGGCAACCCGACGGCGCGGAGACGTGGAGCGACATCAACTCCGAGTGGCCCGACGAGGAGTTCGACCTCTACGGGCCGGCGTCCTCCTCGGGGACGTTCGACTGGTTCATCGAGAACGTCATCGGCGAGGAGGGGTCGCTCCGCAGCGACTACGAACCGACCGAGGACGACAACCGCATCATCCAGGGCATCGAGGGCTCGGAGTACGCGATGGGCTTCTTCGGGTACGCCTACTACGAGGAGAACCGCGACAACGTCAAAGCGGTGCAGATAAAGAAGAACGAGGACGGCAACTGCACGAAGCCGAGCATCGAGAACGCCAAGAGCGGCGACTACCCGATGGCGCGGCCGCTGTTCATCTACGCGGCGCAGTCCTCGCTGGAGGAGAAAGAGCAGGTGTACGCGTTCGTGGAGTACTACCTCGAACAGGCGGAGACGGACATCGTCAGCCAGATCGGCTACGTCCCGTCCAGCGCGGAGCTGCGCGACGAGAACCTGAGCAAGCTCGAAGAGTACAGCAGCGACTGA
- a CDS encoding phosphate signaling complex PhoU family protein, giving the protein MVETRKVQVTGGSTYTVSIPKEWATENGVSAGSEVEFYPEGDSLFLTPRTEEERTEGTLDISQLDGQELVRAVMTMYVSGFDVIALESGRITNDQRRTVREATQSLVGLEVLEETRDRIVIRDLLDSSELSIHNAVTRMRLIALSMLEDAVSALAELDMDMAEDVIQRDDDVDRLYMVVSRIFRATLRTPKAAEELGLPREVCFDYHSCARQLERVADHATKIAHLTLNFEEPVQDDVLDALWELHADATTVVDAGMDALFSDDSVEATEIANEARESVQEIDEHARTIDELLRDLDPVRAQMLGLVVDSLSRSADYGGNIAETALQKAAPTP; this is encoded by the coding sequence ATGGTCGAGACGCGAAAAGTGCAGGTGACGGGCGGTTCGACGTACACGGTGTCGATACCGAAGGAGTGGGCGACCGAAAACGGCGTCAGCGCCGGCAGCGAGGTCGAGTTCTACCCCGAGGGCGACTCGTTGTTCCTGACGCCGCGGACCGAGGAGGAGCGAACCGAGGGGACGCTCGACATCTCCCAACTCGACGGTCAGGAACTCGTGCGCGCGGTGATGACGATGTACGTCAGCGGGTTCGACGTTATCGCCCTCGAGAGCGGCCGCATCACCAACGACCAGCGTCGGACCGTCCGAGAGGCGACACAGAGCCTCGTCGGTCTCGAAGTGTTGGAGGAGACGCGGGACCGCATCGTCATCCGCGACCTGTTGGACTCCTCGGAGCTCTCGATTCACAACGCCGTCACGCGGATGCGGCTCATCGCGTTGTCGATGCTCGAAGACGCGGTGAGCGCGCTCGCCGAACTCGACATGGACATGGCCGAGGACGTCATCCAGCGCGACGACGACGTCGACCGCCTCTACATGGTCGTCTCGCGCATCTTCCGGGCGACGCTCCGTACGCCGAAGGCCGCCGAGGAACTCGGTCTCCCCCGAGAGGTCTGTTTCGACTACCACTCCTGCGCCCGACAGCTCGAACGGGTCGCCGACCACGCGACGAAGATTGCCCACCTGACGCTCAACTTCGAGGAACCGGTCCAAGACGACGTGCTCGACGCGCTCTGGGAACTGCACGCCGACGCGACCACCGTCGTCGACGCGGGGATGGACGCGCTGTTCTCCGACGACAGCGTCGAGGCGACCGAGATCGCCAACGAGGCCCGAGAGTCCGTCCAGGAGATCGACGAACACGCGCGCACCATCGACGAACTGCTCCGCGACCTCGACCCCGTCCGCGCGCAGATGCTCGGCCTCGTCGTCGACTCGCTGTCGCGCAGCGCCGACTACGGCGGCAACATCGCCGAGACGGCGCTGCAGAAGGCCGCCCCGACGCCGTAA
- a CDS encoding 30S ribosomal protein S8e, giving the protein MKDQGRSQRKRTGGRLRPFRNKKRYQLGREPAETTVGEPRFRTIDSRGSNTKTRALATNVAQVAEGGEVSQTDIENVVDNPSNVNYARRNIITKGAIIDTSAGRARVTSRPGQTGQVNAVLVEDE; this is encoded by the coding sequence ATGAAGGACCAAGGACGCTCCCAGCGGAAGCGGACCGGCGGTCGTCTCCGACCGTTCCGGAACAAGAAGCGCTACCAGCTCGGCCGCGAGCCCGCGGAGACGACGGTCGGTGAACCGCGGTTCCGGACCATCGACTCCCGCGGCAGCAACACGAAGACCCGCGCACTAGCGACGAACGTCGCGCAGGTCGCCGAGGGCGGCGAGGTCAGCCAGACCGACATCGAGAACGTCGTCGACAACCCCTCGAACGTCAACTACGCGCGCCGGAACATCATCACGAAAGGCGCCATCATCGACACCTCCGCCGGTCGCGCACGCGTGACCTCCCGTCCGGGCCAGACCGGACAGGTCAACGCCGTGCTCGTCGAAGACGAATAA
- a CDS encoding DUF2240 family protein, with the protein MSLQTATAVPFRQRGSERLGEGEFVVVLSLDRGWFSPDQAKRLVDVAVGRGLLERDDGELVPTFDPDDVEIPREFVPDESVLREQSTFERLLDALVAAGVDKQTAVATVNDRQRRLGVTLEAAAVLSARSEGVDVDAVADAVRADLTETEAE; encoded by the coding sequence ATGAGTTTACAGACCGCAACGGCCGTCCCGTTTCGCCAACGCGGGAGCGAGCGCCTCGGCGAGGGTGAGTTCGTCGTCGTGCTGTCGCTCGACCGCGGGTGGTTCTCTCCCGACCAGGCCAAACGCCTCGTCGACGTGGCTGTCGGTCGCGGATTGCTCGAACGAGACGACGGCGAACTCGTCCCCACGTTCGACCCGGACGACGTCGAAATTCCCCGCGAGTTCGTCCCCGACGAGTCCGTCCTCCGCGAGCAGTCGACGTTCGAACGACTGCTGGACGCCCTCGTCGCCGCTGGCGTCGACAAACAGACCGCCGTCGCGACAGTCAACGACCGCCAGCGCCGCCTCGGCGTGACGCTGGAGGCGGCGGCCGTCCTCTCGGCTCGAAGCGAGGGCGTCGACGTCGACGCCGTCGCCGACGCGGTCCGCGCCGACCTCACCGAAACCGAAGCCGAGTAA
- a CDS encoding DNA double-strand break repair nuclease NurA encodes MTLDPVHVDGIAALARALADDVDDTDHTDLARTVWDEWLDPLRDDRRTVVEPLGEQSLRAADIDDVALTERPFPTVHGLDSGTINPTTFKNGLVLDMAHAAMASVPSDLDLHRSRSIVLTTHTNDTYAKLGTDWQTHDEAYSRLRILQAPNVNRYAEGVVHALALYLAESEHALRHADDVSDLLLLDGPIYPKELFNWRDRDAELRELAEEAKPKQIVENYVRLVERFVERDVPLAGFVKNPMSKLVTRTLQTKRVDAPWADDTALFTRLLEPRQGSNGNDDGSDDAARRTTDLTFTSWFVSRGGSDRTLAADGDALGVERNLDPELYEVTFFVLYDPRHDVLYKVESPYAFTRDAELRARLTRQILHDVAGARGPPPAVAKADELARISTHEKASLRRKLEEDVGSEYVRTYNGIRWGDLF; translated from the coding sequence ATGACTCTCGACCCCGTCCACGTCGACGGCATCGCGGCGTTGGCTCGCGCGCTCGCCGACGACGTGGACGACACCGACCACACGGACCTCGCGCGGACGGTGTGGGACGAGTGGCTCGACCCGCTTCGAGACGACCGCCGGACGGTCGTCGAACCGCTCGGCGAACAGTCGTTGCGCGCGGCCGACATCGACGACGTGGCGCTCACCGAACGGCCGTTTCCGACCGTTCACGGTCTCGACTCGGGAACGATCAACCCGACGACGTTCAAAAACGGGTTAGTGCTGGACATGGCGCACGCGGCGATGGCGAGCGTCCCTTCCGACCTCGATTTGCACCGGTCGAGAAGCATCGTCCTCACGACGCACACGAACGACACGTACGCGAAACTCGGCACCGACTGGCAGACCCACGACGAAGCGTACAGTCGCCTCCGCATCCTCCAAGCCCCCAACGTGAACCGCTACGCCGAAGGCGTCGTCCACGCGTTGGCGCTGTATCTCGCCGAGAGCGAGCACGCGCTTCGGCACGCCGACGACGTCTCCGACCTCCTGCTTCTCGACGGTCCCATCTACCCGAAGGAACTGTTCAACTGGCGTGACCGCGACGCCGAACTCCGCGAACTCGCCGAGGAGGCCAAACCGAAGCAGATCGTCGAGAACTACGTCCGACTCGTCGAGCGCTTCGTCGAACGTGACGTGCCGCTGGCGGGGTTCGTCAAGAATCCCATGTCGAAACTCGTCACCCGAACGCTCCAGACGAAGCGCGTCGACGCGCCGTGGGCCGACGATACGGCGCTCTTCACGCGACTGCTGGAGCCCCGACAGGGGTCGAACGGGAACGACGACGGAAGCGACGACGCGGCGCGCCGAACGACCGATTTGACGTTCACCTCGTGGTTCGTCTCCCGCGGTGGGTCCGACCGGACGCTCGCCGCCGACGGCGACGCGCTGGGCGTCGAACGGAACCTCGACCCGGAACTGTACGAGGTGACGTTCTTCGTCCTCTACGACCCGCGTCACGACGTGCTTTACAAGGTGGAATCGCCGTACGCGTTCACCCGCGACGCCGAGTTGCGGGCCAGACTGACGCGACAGATACTCCACGACGTCGCGGGCGCCCGCGGGCCGCCGCCTGCCGTCGCGAAAGCCGACGAACTCGCGCGAATCAGCACCCACGAGAAAGCGTCGCTCCGTCGCAAGCTAGAGGAGGACGTGGGCTCGGAGTACGTCCGGACGTACAACGGTATCCGCTGGGGCGACCTGTTCTGA
- a CDS encoding DUF7113 family protein → MLLIRGRGGGTALTGTIFERGEAAPSFRGAPDEDAPYVWVCDEFYEVESGGSPTEVNGETIRVAFETPMPRGFDTRDQALAAAKEHVRTQFARVGVAEADVEIAVEKTEPGRR, encoded by the coding sequence ATGCTCTTGATTCGCGGTCGCGGCGGCGGGACGGCGCTCACCGGGACGATTTTCGAGCGCGGCGAGGCGGCCCCGTCGTTCCGGGGCGCGCCCGACGAGGACGCGCCGTACGTGTGGGTCTGCGACGAGTTCTACGAGGTCGAGAGCGGCGGGTCGCCGACCGAAGTAAACGGCGAGACGATTCGCGTCGCCTTCGAGACGCCGATGCCCCGCGGGTTCGACACGCGCGATCAGGCGCTCGCCGCGGCGAAAGAACACGTCCGGACGCAGTTCGCCCGCGTCGGCGTCGCCGAGGCCGACGTGGAGATAGCGGTCGAGAAGACCGAGCCGGGACGTCGGTAG